Below is a genomic region from Xylophilus sp. GW821-FHT01B05.
CGGATCACCCTCGCGCGCTGCGCGGGCATAGGTCTGGTGCACGCCTTCGGCAATGGCGCGGGCGGCGCCGCTGTCGCCGGCCATGGCGGTGTAGTAGCCCAGGTCTTTCTGTGCATTGGCCATGGCAAAGCGCAGGCCGGAGGCGTCTTTGGCCAGCAGGTAGGGCTTGAGCCGCTCCAGCGCGATGCCGCCGCCGCCGCCCTTGGCCAGCACGTCGACCAGCACCTCGGGCGCCACGCCGGCGCGCTCGGCGCAGGCGGCGGCCTCGGCCAGCAGCGCGACAAAGCCCAGCGACACGTAGTTGTGCAGCAGCTTCATGCGGTGGCCGGCGCCAATCGGGCCGGCGTGGGTGATGTTCTCGGCAAAGCAGGCCAGCAGCGGCCGGCATTCGTCAAACAGCGCCGCGTCGCCGCCCACCAGCAGATTCAGCCGGCCCTCGGCCGCCTCCTTGGGCGTGCGGGTCATGGGCGCGTCAAGAAAGCGGCCACCGGCCTGCAGCACCGCCTGCGCCACGCGCTCGGTGGAGGAGGGGATGGCGGTGGAGCAATCGATCACCACGGTGCCTGGGCGCAGGCCTTGCAGCACGCCGCCTTCGCCCAGCAAGACCGCCTCGACCTGGGGCGTGCCGGTAACGCAGAGGATCACCACGTCGGCGCCGGCCGCCAGCGCCGCGGCGCTGGCCTGTGTGCGCGCGCCGGCGGCTTTCAGCGCGTCCAGCGGCTGGTTGCCGGCGTGCTCCAGCACCGTGAGCGGGTAGCCGTGTTTGGCGATGTTGCTGGCAATGCCGTGGCCCATCAGGCCGATGCCGACCATGCCGATCTGTTGCTTCATGGAGTGTCTCTGTATTGGAGGTAAGGGATGGTTTTACCGGAAGAACGCGTAAGCAATGCCAATCGCCGCCGCCAGCCCGGCCGCATCGGCAAACAGCGCGCAGCCCAGCGCGTGGCGCATGTTCTTCAGGCCCACGCTGCCGCCGTACACGGCCAGCACGTAGAAGGTGGTTTCGGTCGAGCCCTGGATGATGGCCGCGAGCTTGGCCGGGAAGGATTCGACGCCATAGGTCTGCATCACATCCACCATCAGCCCGCGCGCG
It encodes:
- a CDS encoding NAD(P)-dependent oxidoreductase, with the translated sequence MKQQIGMVGIGLMGHGIASNIAKHGYPLTVLEHAGNQPLDALKAAGARTQASAAALAAGADVVILCVTGTPQVEAVLLGEGGVLQGLRPGTVVIDCSTAIPSSTERVAQAVLQAGGRFLDAPMTRTPKEAAEGRLNLLVGGDAALFDECRPLLACFAENITHAGPIGAGHRMKLLHNYVSLGFVALLAEAAACAERAGVAPEVLVDVLAKGGGGGIALERLKPYLLAKDASGLRFAMANAQKDLGYYTAMAGDSGAARAIAEGVHQTYARAAREGDPQALVPELVALLAKGGEAH